In the Marinitoga hydrogenitolerans DSM 16785 genome, TCTCCCTCTACAGCACTACCAATTTTTAAAACATTTTCTATATTTTCACCTTCGTTTAATTCTATTTTCGATTTCGGTATAAATGCTTCAACTTCATAATCATCAACTAAAATAACAGCACCTTTTCCAACGTATTTTAAAACCTTACCCTTAATTTTATCGCCTGTTTTTAATTCATTTGATACTTTTTTCCAAGGATTATCTTTTGTTTGTTTTACACTTAATTTGATTTTTCTATTCTCTTTATCGACGTGCAAAACTTTAACCTTAACCTTATCTCCTTCTTTAAATAAATCTTCCACATTATCAACGAAATTCCAGGATAATTCTGAAACATGAGAAAAACCAGTTAGATTATTATTTAACTTCACAATAATTCCATTTGGTAAAAGCTTTTCAACTTGACTTTCAATAATATCCCCTTCTTTGATTGTTTCATCAACATTTTCCCATGGATCTCCTATAACCTGTTTATAACTTAAAGTAATTTTTTTCTTATCTTTATCCACATCAAGAATTTTAACTTTAACTAAGTCTCCTATTTTCACAACATCCTCAATTCTACCCTTTCCTGTCCAGAAAATCTCTGATTCGTGAACAAGCCCTTCAACGCCTTCATCTAACCTAATTGCAAAACCAAATGGGAAAATATCAACAACTTCTCCAGTAACAATCGAATCAATAGGGAATTTTTTTTCAATATTTTCCCATGGATCATCCTTCAATCTTTTTACAGAAATAGAAACCTTTTTGTTTTCTTTGTCAAGTTTTATAATAACGCCTTTGATTTTATCTCCTATTTTATATTCTTTTGTATGATCAAATTTTTTATCCCAGGACAACTCACTTTTTGGAGCTAATGCTGTAACATAAGGGTTAAGAGTGACAAATAAACCAAATTCTTTTATTCCGCTTATTATACCTTCAACTATCATATTTAATTGATGATTGCTGAAAAATTCATCAACATATTTTTCAATTACACCTTTTCTTGATACAACAATATTAGTTCTCTTTCTTCTCTTTTCGTTTTTTAATACAAGAAAATCCATTTCTTCTCTTGGAAAATCGGAACGAGGATTTAACATTGATAAAGAACCAGGTAAAAATGCATCTATAACATTTTCTAATTCAACAATATAACCTTTTTCAACTTTTTGTTTGATTTTTCCTTTAACAACTTTTCCTTCTGTTATTTCATCGATTATAGAATCTCTTTTTGCTGCTTTTTCGGAACCAAAAGCTTGGCCTTCAGCTTCATTAATTTTTAATAATTTTACTGTAATTTCGTTTCCCAATTTATATTCTTTGATGTTATTTAATAAATAATCTTTTCCAACATACACATCAAAGGGTTTGCCTTCTGCGGAAACAAATAATCCATCCGAGCTAATTGAGATAATTTCACCCTGTATAATATCCCCCTTTTTTATTTGAAACTCCGTTTCTTCACTTAAAAGTTTTTCAAATTCACTTTTATCTCCAACCATCAGAAACCCCTCCTTAGAAATTCGATAACTTCGTTAATAGATTTATTTGGTGTAGAAGTACCAGTTAAGATACCTATTTTTTTAAATTTAGATAAATCAATATTTTTTAATTCTTTAATCGAGTCAATATGAATAGAATTTTCATTTAATTTTTTAGAAATTTCATATAACTTTCTTGTATTAGAACTGTGTTTTCCTCCTATTATTATAACAAATTCTGACCAAATTGCAATATCTTTTGCCTCATTTTCTCTAATTTTTGTTTCATAACATATAGTATCTTTTATTAGTAATTCATTATACATAGAAAATTTTGCAATGTTCGCAGAAAAATTTTTAAAATTATTATAATCCATCGTAGTTTGAGTAATTATACATATTTTATTATGATTAAATGGTTCAGGTTCTTTTAATACCTTAATTTTCTTTTCATCGACATTTCCCTTTAATCCAATCATTTCAGCATGCTCTTCTTTACCATAAGCAACAATAAAATATCCTTTTTGTTGCATTTCATAAGCATAATTAAATACCTTTTCAACAATAGGACAGGTTAAATCGATTATTTCTTTAAATTTTGACTGTAGGTAATTTTTATCTTTTTTTGGAATTCCATGAGCTCGTATCATGCAAACAGAATTATGTGCATCATCGGGCAAATGATCGATAGAATAGAAAAAATTCACACCTTTCGATGTAAGTACGCTTTTTACATCATTATTATGAACTAAATCACCATATATATAAACCTTTTCATGTTTATTAGACAACTCTAAAGCTTTATTATACGCTCTTTCAACACCGTAACAAAACCCTATCTTTGATGCAAGTCTTATTTCCACAAAGTTCACTCCAAATTAATTTTTTTTAATATAATATTTTTTATTTCAGTAATAACTTCCTTAATATTTTTTCCAGTAGTATCAACGATAATGGCATCTTCAGCAGGTTTTAAAGGGGCTATTTTTCTTGTGGAATCAGCTTTATCTCTTTTCTCAATCTCTATTAACACATCTTCAAAATTTACTTTTTTATTTTTTTTAATTAATTCATTATATCTTCTTTTAGCTCTTTCTTCAATAGATGCAGTTAAAAAAATCTTTACATCAGCGTCAGGTAATACAACAGTTCCAATATCCCGCCCATCTATAACTACACTATGAACTTTGGCAATATTTCTTAAAATTTGATTTACTTTTTCACGAACATTAGGGTTTTTTGCTACAATTGATGCAGCTTTTCCTATTTCTGGAGTTCTTATTTGAAAATCTAGTTTTTCGTTAAAAAGATAATAATCATTTTTAATTATTTTAATATCAAAAGTTTTCAACGCATTTATTATATCATTTTCATTATTTAAATCAAAACCCATTTTTTTCAAGTAATACCCAAAAGCTCTATATAATGCGCCACTATCGAGATAAAATAGGTTAAATATTTTCGCAATTTCTTTGGCAATAGTGCTTTTTCCTGAACCAGCTGGCCCATCAATAGCTACTTTAAAAAGTTTCATTTTATTCCTCCTCAAAGATTTAGTTTTATCTTTAATTCTTTTAATTGTTTTTCCGAAACTGAAGAAGGTGCTTCAGTCATTGGATCTGAGCCGCTTGCGGTTTTTGGAAATGCAATAACTTCTTTAATAGATTCTTCTCCAGCCATAACAGCAATTAATCTATCAAAACCAATAGCAGCACCTCCATGTGGTGGTGGACCATATTTAAATGCCTCAATTAAGAATCCAAATTTTTCATTTATTTCTTTTTCGTTTAAACCTATTAATTCAAATATTTTATTTTGTAAATCTTTTCTATGTATCCTAATACTTCCACTCGCCATTTCATAACCATTAATAACTAAATCG is a window encoding:
- the ispH gene encoding 4-hydroxy-3-methylbut-2-enyl diphosphate reductase; translated protein: MEIRLASKIGFCYGVERAYNKALELSNKHEKVYIYGDLVHNNDVKSVLTSKGVNFFYSIDHLPDDAHNSVCMIRAHGIPKKDKNYLQSKFKEIIDLTCPIVEKVFNYAYEMQQKGYFIVAYGKEEHAEMIGLKGNVDEKKIKVLKEPEPFNHNKICIITQTTMDYNNFKNFSANIAKFSMYNELLIKDTICYETKIRENEAKDIAIWSEFVIIIGGKHSSNTRKLYEISKKLNENSIHIDSIKELKNIDLSKFKKIGILTGTSTPNKSINEVIEFLRRGF
- a CDS encoding S1 RNA-binding domain-containing protein: MVGDKSEFEKLLSEETEFQIKKGDIIQGEIISISSDGLFVSAEGKPFDVYVGKDYLLNNIKEYKLGNEITVKLLKINEAEGQAFGSEKAAKRDSIIDEITEGKVVKGKIKQKVEKGYIVELENVIDAFLPGSLSMLNPRSDFPREEMDFLVLKNEKRRKRTNIVVSRKGVIEKYVDEFFSNHQLNMIVEGIISGIKEFGLFVTLNPYVTALAPKSELSWDKKFDHTKEYKIGDKIKGVIIKLDKENKKVSISVKRLKDDPWENIEKKFPIDSIVTGEVVDIFPFGFAIRLDEGVEGLVHESEIFWTGKGRIEDVVKIGDLVKVKILDVDKDKKKITLSYKQVIGDPWENVDETIKEGDIIESQVEKLLPNGIIVKLNNNLTGFSHVSELSWNFVDNVEDLFKEGDKVKVKVLHVDKENRKIKLSVKQTKDNPWKKVSNELKTGDKIKGKVLKYVGKGAVILVDDYEVEAFIPKSKIELNEGENIENVLKIGSAVEGEILSIEFENEEQKGSMVISLIK
- the cmk gene encoding (d)CMP kinase, which codes for MKLFKVAIDGPAGSGKSTIAKEIAKIFNLFYLDSGALYRAFGYYLKKMGFDLNNENDIINALKTFDIKIIKNDYYLFNEKLDFQIRTPEIGKAASIVAKNPNVREKVNQILRNIAKVHSVVIDGRDIGTVVLPDADVKIFLTASIEERAKRRYNELIKKNKKVNFEDVLIEIEKRDKADSTRKIAPLKPAEDAIIVDTTGKNIKEVITEIKNIILKKINLE